A region of Anolis sagrei isolate rAnoSag1 chromosome 2, rAnoSag1.mat, whole genome shotgun sequence DNA encodes the following proteins:
- the LOC132766249 gene encoding zinc finger protein 420-like isoform X1, which translates to MSEHPTGKEPSGYQKRGNQVKKGKRKPLPSQESDTWEPPAAQKTLKGKRRSNGQGSESDWEAALKSSETSKHSTGKEPLGNQKRGNQVKKGKKKPLTSQESDTWEPPTAQKTLKGKRRSKCPVCGKRYLRLKVHYRCHTSKEVNRSPSSEKPHQCTECGRQFCLRGNMESHQRIHTGEKPYECKECRKCFSQSRELRSHWRSHAKEESYICRQCGKSLKSCATLYSHEKTHREKRFACVDCEKQFVRKDALIIHQRTHTGERPFKCADCGKSFTQAGNRDKHEKTHRSEKPYKCLECGKSFGTRAYLSLHEKTHTREKPYACLDCGKRFLLKSMLWSHEKAHTAEKPYKCLECGKSFAQSRNFRRHQRTHTGEKPHRCSECGKVFSQRGQLRRHERIHTGTKPYKCTACGMCFRHSGSLRQHEKVHKGEKPHQCKECGKSFIRIDHLRCHEKTHTGEKPYKCMECGKGFAQSGYLRLHKRTHTGEKPYKCTECDKSFSLSHYLVLHKRMHTGEKPYICPECGKSFTQISNLSKHQKTHTGEKPYKCLDCGRCFSSSDGLHFHQKTHTGEKPYQCSECGKEFRWRRSLRLHERIHTGVKPSKCTACGMCFRHSASLRLHEKIHTGEKPHQCKECGKSFTLIGQLRVHERTHTGEKPYKCMECGKSFSQSGNLRSHKRTHTGEKPYKCTECDKSFSLSQSLILHKRIHTGEKPYMCPECGKSFTQSSHLSTHQRSHTGEKPYKCIDCGKCFSSSTRLRSHQRTHTGRKSY; encoded by the coding sequence GTAATGGGCAAGGCAGTGAGAGCGACTGGGAAGCAGCCCTGAAATCCTCAGAAACGAGCAAGCATTCAACAGGGAAAGAGCCTTTGGGAAATCAAAAGAGAGGAAACCAAgtcaagaagggaaagaagaaacctCTCACTTCTCAAGAGTCCGACACCTGGGAACCTCCAACTGCCCAGAAGACTCTCAAAGGCAAAAGGAGAAGTAAGTGTCCTGTCTGTGGGAAAAGATATTTGCGATTAAAGGTACACTACAGGTGCCACACAAGCAAAGAAGTCAACAGATCCCCCTCAAGTGAAAAGCCACATCAGTGCACAGAATGTGGAAGGCAATTCTGTTTAAGGGGAAACATGGAATCGCATCAGAGaatccatacaggagagaagccttaTGAATGCAAAGAATGCAGAAAGTGCTTCTCTCAGAGCAGAGAGTTGCGTTCCCACTGGAGAAGCCACGCAAAAGAGGAGTCATATATATGCAGGCAGTGCGGAAAGAGCTTGAAGTCCTGCGCAACTCTGTATTCGCATGAGAAAACCCACAGGGAGAAACGCTTTGCTTGCGTGGACTGCGAAAAGCAGTTTGTTCGGAAGGATGCCCTTATAATACACCAGAGGACCCACACGGGGGAAAGACCGTTCAAATGTGCAGACTGCGGAAAGAGCTTCACCCAGGCTGGGAACCGAGATAAGCATGAAAAAACCCACAGAAGTGAGAAGCCGtacaaatgcctggaatgtggaaagagcttcggcACAAGAGCATACCTGTCTTTGCACGAAAAAACCCACACAAGGGAAAAGCCATATGCATGCTTGGACTGCGGGAAGAGATTCCTTTTGAAGTCTATGCTGTGGTCGCATGAGAAGGCCCACACCGCGGAGAAGccctacaaatgcctggagtgtgggaaaagcttcgCTCAGAGCAGAAATTTCCGCAGGCACcagaggacccacacaggggagaagccacatcggTGCTCAGAATGCGGAAAGGTCTTCAGTCAGAGAGGTCAACTGCGCAGGCATGAGAGAATCCACACAGGAACAAAACCATACAAATGCACGGCCTGTGGGATGTGCTTCAGGCACAGTGGATCCCTACGTCAGCATGAGAAGGTCCACAAGGGAGAAAAGCCACACCAGTGcaaggaatgtggaaagagcttcattcgGATCGACCACTTGCGCTGCCATGAGAAAacccacactggggaaaaaccctataaatgcatggagtgtggaaagggctttGCTCAGAGCGGATATCTACGTTTACATaagagaacccacacaggggagaaaccttataaatgtacAGAATGTGATAAGAGCTTCAGCCTTAGTCATTACTTAGTACTACACAAAAGaatgcacacaggggagaaaccctatatatGCCCGGAGTGCGGGAAAAGCTTCACACAGATTTCAAATCtctctaaacatcaaaaaacccacacaggggagaaaccctacaagtGCTTAGACTGTGGGAGATGCTTCAGTTCGAGTGACGGTCTCCATTTCCATCAGAAgacgcacacaggggagaagccatatcagtGCTCAGAATGTGGAAAGGAATTCAGATGGAGACGGTCTCTGAGACTGCATGAGAGAATCCATACGGGAGTGAAACCATCCAAATGCACAGCCTGCGGGATGTGCTTCAGACACAGTGCATCCCTGCGCCTGCATGAGAAGATCCACACGGGAGAAAAGCCACACCAGTGcaaggaatgtggaaagagcttcactttgATTGGACAACTGCGCGTCCATGAGAGAAcccacaccggggagaagccctataaatgcatggagtgcggaaagagcttttctcagagtggaaatctacgttcacataagagaacccacacaggggagaaaccttataaatgtacAGAATGCGATAAGAGCTTCAGCCTTAGTCAAAGCCTAATACTACACAAAagaatccacactggggagaagccctatatgTGTCCAGAGTGCGGGAAAAGCTTCACGCAAAGTTCACATCTCTCTACACATCAAAGgagccacacaggggagaaaccctacaagtGCATAGACTGTGGGAAATGCTTCAGTTCGAGCACTCGTCtccgttcacatcaaaggacccacacagggcgGAAGTCCTATTAA